Below is a window of Streptomyces spongiicola DNA.
TGACGCGGCACTAGGCCGCGGCCTCGTAGGCTGGGAACCATGACGGATCTCCCAGCCCGTCGTCTGCTCCTGGTGCACGCGCACCCCGACGACGAGTCGATCAACAACGGCGCCACGATGGCCCGGTACGCCGCCGAAGGCGCCCTGGTCACCCTGGTCACCTGCACTCTCGGCGAGGAGGGCGAGGTGATCCCGCCCGCACTCGGGCATCTCGCCGCGGACGAGGAGGACGCCCTCGGTGCGCACCGGGCCGGGGAGCTGGCGGCCGCGATGCGGGAGCTGGGCGTCCACGACCATCGGCTGCTGGGCGGCCCCGGACGCTTCCGCGACTCGGGGATGACGGGAGTCCCGCAGAACCGCCGCCCCGGCGCCTTCTGGAACACACCCGTGGACGAGGCCGCACCGCACCTCGTCGAGGTGATCCGCGGTGTACGGCCGCAGGTTCTGATCACATACGACCCGCAGGGTGGTTACGGGCATCCCGACCACATCCAGGCGCACCGCGTCGCCATGCGCGCCGCGGAACTCGCCGCGGACCCGGACTTCCGGAGCGAACTCGGCGCCCCGCACCCCATCGCCAAGATCTACTGGAACCGGGTGCCGCGCTCGGTGGCCGAGGAGGGTTTCGCCCGGCTGCGCGCCGCGGACGTGCGGTTCCCGGGCGTCGCCGCGGTCGGCGACATCCCTGGCGTGGTCGACGACGAGGAGGTGACCGCCGAGATCGACGGCACGCGTCACGTCGCGGCCAAGGCCGCCGCGATGCGCGCCCACGCCACGCAGATCGCCGTCGACGGGCCCTTCTTCGCGCTCTCCAACGACCTCGGGCAGCCGCTGTTCACCACGGAGTACTACCAGTTGGCGCGGGGAGTTCCGGGCGCACCGGCGGGCGAGCGCGAACGCGACCTGTTCGCGGGGGTGGACACCGGCGGCGCGGCGGGCGGCCCGGCCGGACGGACCCGGACCGCACAGCCGTCCCGGACCCGGCCGACCGGGACCGCGCAGCCGGCCGAGACGACACGGGGGACACAGCCGGCCGAGACGACACGGGGGACACAGCCGGCCGAGACGACGCGGGAGACGCGGCCGGCCGAGACGACGCGGGAGACGCAGCCGGCCGAGACGACACGGGAGACAGGGCGATGAGCGGCTC
It encodes the following:
- the mshB gene encoding N-acetyl-1-D-myo-inositol-2-amino-2-deoxy-alpha-D-glucopyranoside deacetylase, coding for MTDLPARRLLLVHAHPDDESINNGATMARYAAEGALVTLVTCTLGEEGEVIPPALGHLAADEEDALGAHRAGELAAAMRELGVHDHRLLGGPGRFRDSGMTGVPQNRRPGAFWNTPVDEAAPHLVEVIRGVRPQVLITYDPQGGYGHPDHIQAHRVAMRAAELAADPDFRSELGAPHPIAKIYWNRVPRSVAEEGFARLRAADVRFPGVAAVGDIPGVVDDEEVTAEIDGTRHVAAKAAAMRAHATQIAVDGPFFALSNDLGQPLFTTEYYQLARGVPGAPAGERERDLFAGVDTGGAAGGPAGRTRTAQPSRTRPTGTAQPAETTRGTQPAETTRGTQPAETTRETRPAETTRETQPAETTRETGR